Proteins co-encoded in one Methylomonas albis genomic window:
- a CDS encoding PilW family protein gives MSILKNSRSQNSHPKIQTGVTLIELMVSLTIGLVIIAAIGYVFLGSKQNYRSQDVLSRMQEGARAAFQLMNKDIRMTGFRGCPVNSASGGDINVLVSAADWDKNLFGQPLIGYEKASATAWSAFPAGVTGVVGNVVSGDVLTVLHADNTKEYIVSAHAPPQFTLTANHDINQGQILIAAKPDCSRTAIFQNTHDCSPSPCNIIKHNATGTCSSGNRAIGLGNPIGACPAGTADTFDLGSRLFRLSATTYYIRNNPSNEPSLYRQVLSTSAGSPSTTAEELIEGVQDMQLSYAVDNGTDRGVDAYVTADSVTDWSKVLGIRVSLLMVSRQDERGITTSAQQYAIDMNGDGDVLDAGEKITPTDRLFRKVFSTTIAIKNRL, from the coding sequence ATGAGCATTCTCAAAAACTCAAGAAGCCAGAACTCTCATCCCAAAATTCAAACAGGGGTTACACTTATAGAGTTAATGGTATCCCTTACAATCGGCCTTGTCATCATTGCTGCGATTGGATATGTTTTCTTAGGCTCCAAACAAAACTACCGATCTCAAGACGTACTATCCAGGATGCAGGAAGGTGCTAGAGCAGCTTTTCAACTGATGAATAAAGACATTAGGATGACTGGCTTCCGAGGTTGCCCGGTAAACTCCGCTAGTGGTGGAGACATTAACGTGCTTGTCAGCGCTGCGGATTGGGATAAAAACTTGTTTGGCCAGCCACTTATTGGTTATGAAAAGGCTAGTGCAACGGCTTGGAGCGCCTTTCCTGCAGGCGTAACAGGTGTAGTGGGAAATGTGGTAAGTGGCGATGTACTCACTGTTTTACATGCCGACAACACGAAGGAATACATAGTATCAGCTCATGCCCCGCCACAGTTCACCCTGACAGCAAATCATGACATTAATCAAGGTCAAATTCTAATTGCAGCCAAACCTGATTGCTCTCGGACAGCGATATTCCAAAACACGCACGATTGTAGCCCCAGTCCTTGCAACATTATCAAACACAATGCCACCGGCACCTGCAGCAGCGGCAACCGAGCGATAGGCCTAGGTAACCCGATCGGTGCGTGTCCAGCAGGCACCGCTGATACATTTGACTTAGGCTCACGGCTATTTCGCTTAAGCGCAACGACTTACTATATTAGAAACAATCCGAGCAACGAACCTTCATTATATCGACAAGTATTAAGTACTAGTGCGGGCTCACCTTCGACTACGGCAGAGGAACTGATCGAAGGAGTACAAGACATGCAACTATCGTACGCTGTTGACAACGGCACTGACAGAGGAGTTGATGCTTATGTAACAGCTGACAGTGTAACCGACTGGTCAAAAGTGCTGGGAATTCGCGTTAGCTTACTTATGGTTTCGCGTCAAGACGAACGAGGTATTACCACTTCGGCGCAACAATACGCTATCGACATGAATGGTGATGGCGATGTGCTGGATGCAGGAGAAAAGATTACGCCTACTGACCGGCTATTTCGTAAAGTTTTTTCTACCACCATCGCTATTAAAAACCGGTTATGA
- a CDS encoding chemotaxis protein CheW produces MTADLVSDQQVEQFLTFELEGEAYGIEILKVQEIRGWEPIRKIPNTPNFVKGALNLRGSIVPIVDLRERFQMEKVEYTPVTVVIVMSVNTPSGVSVMGIVADAVSDVLDINLSDIKETPNLGSKINTQYMRGMFVGKKNMVMLLDVDKLLNPEEFVDIAGLAAISEGK; encoded by the coding sequence ATGACAGCCGATTTAGTGTCCGATCAGCAAGTTGAGCAATTTCTGACTTTTGAGTTAGAAGGCGAAGCATATGGCATCGAAATTTTGAAAGTCCAGGAGATCAGAGGATGGGAGCCGATCAGAAAAATCCCCAATACGCCCAATTTTGTTAAAGGCGCATTAAATTTACGCGGTTCCATCGTGCCGATTGTCGACCTGCGCGAGCGTTTTCAGATGGAAAAAGTCGAATATACGCCCGTTACGGTGGTTATTGTCATGAGTGTTAATACTCCTTCAGGAGTCTCGGTGATGGGGATCGTCGCCGATGCGGTATCCGATGTGTTGGATATTAACCTGTCCGATATCAAAGAAACGCCGAATTTGGGTTCGAAAATCAATACTCAATATATGCGCGGAATGTTTGTCGGCAAAAAGAATATGGTGATGTTACTAGATGTGGACAAGCTTTTGAATCCGGAAGAGTTTGTCGATATTGCCGGGCT
- a CDS encoding GspH/FimT family pseudopilin: protein MSIKVASIKGVTLIELMIVVVIVGILSAIAIPSFITAIRASRLTASANQFIASLSFARSEAVKRGQIVVARINGANWENGWEVFVDIDRSTAARTNVFNDDNDNNLCEAAEDCKLRIYEPLPNNFTLRSNNFPNYISYFPSGESNTNGSFAICDNTDGNNIPESRTAKHIVVNSTGRLRQNPDNNNDGIPDGLTSCNNP from the coding sequence ATGAGCATCAAAGTGGCATCCATCAAAGGAGTTACACTAATAGAATTGATGATTGTCGTAGTAATTGTCGGCATCCTTTCAGCAATAGCTATTCCAAGTTTCATTACGGCAATCAGAGCTAGCCGCTTGACCGCGTCTGCCAACCAATTTATTGCGTCGTTGAGCTTCGCTCGCAGTGAGGCAGTCAAGCGTGGACAAATTGTAGTTGCAAGAATTAATGGGGCCAATTGGGAGAACGGCTGGGAGGTTTTTGTTGACATTGACAGATCAACAGCGGCTAGGACTAATGTATTTAACGATGACAACGACAACAATTTGTGTGAAGCGGCAGAAGACTGCAAGCTCCGCATTTACGAACCTTTGCCAAATAACTTCACCTTGAGATCCAATAATTTCCCTAACTACATTAGTTACTTCCCTAGCGGAGAAAGTAACACAAATGGCTCTTTTGCTATCTGCGACAACACCGATGGCAATAACATCCCGGAAAGCCGTACAGCCAAGCATATTGTTGTGAACAGTACAGGACGATTGAGACAAAACCCGGATAATAACAACGACGGCATACCCGATGGCCTAACATCATGTAACAATCCATGA
- a CDS encoding methyl-accepting chemotaxis protein, with translation MKLNHPVTDHEVLMKPGTILVTRTNLKGIITYANDAFIEISGFSKDELVGANHNMVRHPDMPPAAFEDLWNCLKAGRPWSAPVKNRTKSGDYYWVEANVTPVFKNGKVHEYLSVRYAPSREQIQHAESLYEKLNANKTTIRPIGINAAIKKVWELGLWKKVGIIYLIFLLPTINSIYDHYLEQKYPEMFLFLGLAGFASLLGYSVIRSVSKALEKSISICYRMADEQFRNTIDLDRGDEIGDFYRALYGMQVKLNSDLAYSKQVASEAMRIKQALDNVQSCVMVANNDLDIIYMNKTVADMFQNAEADIRKQLPEFNASKLLGANIDQFHKKPAHQRGLLANLSSTFSSALVIGGRHMNIVANPVRSDENERIGIVVEWLDRTHEVKIEQEIASIVEAVKAGELSSRIEMADKQGFFETLSEGINELTDVIENVFRDVGSTMQSMASGDLTNRITSDYQGVYLNCKNDINTTIDKLDEIFSQVSESAHFINNSSQEIASGNNNLSQRAEQQAANLQQTAASMEELTSTVKNNADNAQQANAVASNAKELAEKGGNVVKAAVSAMQEINESSNKIADIISVIDEIAFQTNLLALNASVEAARAGEQGRGFSVVATEVRNLAQRSATAAKESKELIQTSVQKVRAGTEFVNETGKSLTEIVAGVQKVGEIVAQIADASVEQSAGIGQVNQAVAQMDEITQQNAALAEQASAASVSMSDLSTNMVEMLAFFKTEKKAAEHQVARHVERSSVVRAEATRTVASQSVRQPSGFKHTSQSDDEWQDF, from the coding sequence ATGAAACTCAATCACCCTGTGACCGATCACGAAGTTTTGATGAAGCCTGGCACCATCTTGGTCACGCGCACCAATTTGAAAGGCATCATTACCTACGCAAACGATGCTTTTATCGAAATTAGCGGCTTTAGCAAAGATGAGCTTGTCGGGGCTAATCACAATATGGTTCGGCATCCGGACATGCCGCCAGCAGCATTCGAAGATTTATGGAATTGTTTGAAGGCAGGGCGCCCATGGTCCGCACCGGTCAAAAATAGGACCAAATCCGGAGACTATTATTGGGTGGAGGCTAACGTTACGCCGGTTTTTAAGAATGGCAAGGTACATGAATATCTATCCGTTCGTTATGCGCCATCCCGAGAACAAATCCAACACGCTGAATCCTTATACGAAAAACTGAATGCCAATAAAACTACGATACGCCCGATAGGGATTAATGCGGCAATAAAAAAGGTGTGGGAGTTAGGCCTGTGGAAAAAGGTCGGGATTATTTATCTGATCTTTTTGTTGCCAACCATCAATTCAATTTACGATCATTATCTTGAACAGAAATACCCGGAGATGTTTCTGTTTTTGGGCTTGGCGGGGTTTGCCTCTCTATTGGGATATTCGGTGATTCGTAGTGTGAGCAAAGCTTTAGAGAAATCGATAAGCATTTGTTATCGGATGGCGGATGAACAATTTCGGAATACGATAGATCTGGATCGCGGCGATGAAATCGGTGACTTCTATCGGGCGTTATACGGTATGCAAGTTAAATTGAATTCTGATCTGGCTTATTCAAAACAAGTAGCTTCAGAGGCGATGCGCATCAAACAAGCGCTCGATAATGTGCAGTCCTGTGTCATGGTGGCTAACAATGATCTAGACATCATTTATATGAACAAGACAGTAGCTGATATGTTTCAAAATGCCGAAGCGGACATTCGGAAGCAATTACCTGAATTCAATGCTAGTAAGTTGCTGGGTGCAAATATCGATCAATTCCATAAAAAGCCTGCCCATCAACGTGGTCTGTTAGCAAATTTATCGAGCACGTTCAGCTCTGCGTTGGTGATTGGCGGCAGACACATGAATATCGTTGCCAATCCAGTTAGAAGCGATGAAAACGAGCGAATCGGTATCGTGGTCGAGTGGCTGGATAGAACGCATGAAGTGAAAATTGAGCAAGAAATCGCCAGTATAGTGGAAGCTGTGAAGGCCGGTGAATTATCCAGCCGAATTGAGATGGCCGATAAACAAGGCTTTTTTGAAACGCTTAGCGAAGGCATCAATGAACTGACCGATGTGATCGAGAATGTATTCAGAGACGTTGGCAGTACGATGCAAAGCATGGCTTCTGGGGATTTGACCAATCGAATCACTAGCGATTACCAAGGCGTTTATTTAAACTGCAAGAACGATATTAATACCACTATCGATAAGCTGGATGAGATTTTCAGTCAAGTTAGTGAGTCGGCTCACTTTATTAACAACTCATCCCAAGAAATTGCCAGCGGTAATAACAATTTATCGCAACGCGCCGAACAACAAGCTGCGAATTTGCAGCAAACCGCTGCCAGCATGGAAGAGCTGACCAGCACTGTGAAAAATAATGCCGATAACGCTCAACAGGCAAATGCAGTAGCCAGCAACGCCAAAGAGTTGGCTGAAAAAGGTGGGAATGTTGTGAAGGCGGCTGTTTCCGCTATGCAGGAGATCAATGAAAGCAGTAATAAAATTGCCGACATTATTAGCGTAATCGATGAAATTGCCTTCCAAACTAATTTGCTGGCGTTAAATGCTTCCGTGGAAGCCGCCAGAGCAGGGGAGCAAGGCCGGGGCTTTTCCGTCGTTGCCACAGAGGTTAGAAATCTAGCGCAACGTAGTGCTACTGCTGCGAAGGAAAGTAAAGAGCTTATTCAAACCAGTGTACAAAAGGTGAGAGCGGGCACGGAGTTTGTGAATGAAACCGGTAAATCTCTAACCGAAATTGTTGCAGGCGTGCAAAAAGTTGGTGAGATCGTTGCTCAAATCGCCGACGCAAGTGTCGAGCAGTCGGCAGGTATTGGTCAGGTGAATCAGGCCGTTGCGCAGATGGATGAAATTACCCAGCAAAACGCGGCGTTAGCCGAACAAGCATCGGCTGCCAGCGTATCCATGAGTGACTTGTCGACCAATATGGTGGAGATGTTGGCGTTTTTCAAAACAGAAAAAAAAGCGGCTGAGCATCAAGTTGCACGGCATGTGGAGCGTTCCAGCGTCGTTCGGGCAGAAGCCACTAGAACTGTTGCGTCACAGTCGGTTCGTCAGCCTAGTGGATTCAAACACACCTCTCAATCCGATGACGAATGGCAGGATTTTTAA
- a CDS encoding response regulator has product MATILAVDDSASMRQMVAFTLKGAGYNVVEAVDGADALNKAKAQAFDCVVTDVNMPNKDGIELIRDLRALPNYKFIPMLMLTTEAGTDKKQQGKDAGATGWIVKPFNPDQLLKTIKKVMG; this is encoded by the coding sequence GTGGCAACAATTCTTGCTGTAGACGATTCCGCGTCAATGAGACAGATGGTGGCGTTTACCCTAAAAGGCGCCGGCTATAACGTTGTGGAGGCTGTGGATGGTGCGGATGCGCTAAATAAAGCCAAGGCGCAAGCTTTTGACTGTGTTGTTACGGATGTAAACATGCCCAATAAGGATGGGATCGAGTTGATCAGAGATTTGCGCGCCTTGCCCAATTACAAGTTCATACCGATGTTGATGTTGACCACTGAGGCCGGAACGGATAAAAAACAGCAGGGCAAGGATGCCGGCGCAACCGGCTGGATAGTAAAGCCGTTTAATCCCGATCAATTACTAAAGACGATTAAGAAAGTGATGGGTTAA
- a CDS encoding chemotaxis protein CheA produces MSIDMAQFHQVFFEESFEGLDAMESGLLNLDLGDVNAEDINTIFRAAHSIKGGSGTFGFTAVSDFTHVMETLLDEMRDGRRKITQPAVDVLLGSVDCLRDMLQSIQNGSEVDQSDVAEHKLALDNELNNAVSNSASAGKHSPKDSAAIGAAVLPADEVKQIAGWVIAFSPHLHLLKTGNEPVRMFRELASLGHLTTTLDLQGVPSLYDLDPEECHLSWKLEVSGDIPETEVDEIFAWVEDDCDLAKQPIFQTPTESTHFHSSPEVAINHAARSVSSERTNSEESELDRKSSKKEEAKAAPKGSSSIRVDTSKIDTLINMVGELVITQSMLSLLGEHFELNKLDQLKNGLSQLERHTRELQESVMNIRMLPISFVFSRFPRLAHDISSKLGKKIELKLVGENTEVDKTVVELLSDPLVHLVRNSLDHGIEMPDVRLAAGKPETGTVTLEAYHRGGNIVIEVVDDGKGLDKDKLRAKAIEKGLIDADAILSDKQIYELIFMPGFSTAEKLTDISGRGVGMDVVRRNIQALGGNIEILSELGKGSTIAIHLPLTLAILDGQSIAVGDETYILPLGSIIESLHVKEDRLNRVVGKGETFLLRGQYLPIIRMHQIFDVPSAKTSKLTEGLIVVVEGQGLRCGLFVDDLLGQQQVVIKSLEANYRRIEGVSGATILGDGSVALILDIPGLVRLANQ; encoded by the coding sequence ATGTCAATCGATATGGCGCAATTTCATCAGGTGTTTTTCGAAGAAAGCTTCGAAGGACTTGATGCAATGGAATCAGGATTGCTGAATCTTGATTTGGGAGATGTTAATGCGGAAGACATCAATACTATTTTTCGCGCCGCACACTCCATAAAAGGTGGTAGCGGTACTTTCGGTTTTACCGCAGTCTCGGACTTTACCCACGTCATGGAGACCTTGCTTGATGAAATGCGGGATGGACGTAGAAAAATCACGCAGCCGGCAGTCGATGTTTTGTTGGGGTCGGTCGATTGTCTTAGGGATATGCTGCAATCGATACAAAATGGCAGCGAAGTTGACCAATCCGACGTGGCTGAACACAAATTGGCCTTGGATAACGAACTGAATAATGCTGTTTCGAATAGTGCCTCTGCGGGAAAACATTCACCAAAAGACTCTGCGGCAATTGGCGCTGCAGTTTTGCCTGCTGACGAGGTTAAGCAAATAGCGGGTTGGGTTATTGCCTTTAGTCCGCACTTGCATTTACTGAAGACCGGCAACGAACCGGTGAGGATGTTTAGGGAATTAGCTTCCTTGGGACATTTGACGACAACCTTGGATTTGCAAGGTGTGCCAAGCCTTTACGATTTGGATCCTGAAGAGTGTCATTTGTCCTGGAAATTAGAGGTGTCTGGCGATATTCCGGAAACCGAAGTGGACGAAATTTTCGCTTGGGTCGAGGACGATTGTGATCTGGCTAAACAGCCGATCTTCCAAACGCCAACTGAATCGACGCACTTTCATAGTTCACCAGAGGTCGCGATAAATCACGCTGCCAGGAGCGTGAGCTCGGAGCGTACAAACAGCGAAGAATCCGAATTAGACCGTAAATCCAGCAAAAAAGAAGAGGCAAAAGCCGCACCAAAAGGTTCAAGCTCCATTCGTGTTGATACCAGTAAAATCGATACCTTGATTAACATGGTGGGGGAGTTGGTCATTACGCAATCCATGCTCAGTTTATTAGGAGAACATTTCGAACTTAATAAACTGGACCAATTAAAAAATGGTCTTTCTCAATTAGAGCGACATACCCGCGAGTTGCAGGAAAGCGTGATGAATATTCGCATGCTGCCTATCAGTTTCGTGTTTAGCCGTTTCCCGCGATTGGCGCATGATATCAGCAGTAAACTCGGCAAAAAAATCGAACTTAAACTGGTGGGCGAAAACACCGAAGTCGATAAGACAGTCGTCGAACTGCTGAGCGATCCTTTGGTTCATTTAGTTAGAAACAGCTTGGATCATGGCATTGAAATGCCTGATGTCAGGCTCGCGGCCGGCAAACCCGAAACGGGTACGGTTACCCTTGAAGCGTACCATCGCGGCGGCAATATCGTGATTGAAGTGGTTGACGATGGTAAAGGCCTCGACAAAGATAAATTGCGTGCCAAAGCGATTGAAAAAGGGTTGATCGATGCTGATGCAATCTTGAGCGATAAGCAAATTTATGAGCTGATTTTTATGCCTGGGTTTTCGACTGCGGAAAAGCTTACTGATATTTCCGGTCGCGGTGTGGGGATGGATGTCGTCCGCCGTAATATCCAGGCTTTGGGCGGCAACATAGAAATCCTTTCCGAGTTGGGCAAGGGATCCACCATTGCCATTCATCTGCCACTTACTTTAGCTATCCTGGATGGTCAGTCGATCGCGGTAGGCGACGAAACCTATATTTTACCCTTGGGTTCTATTATCGAGTCACTCCATGTTAAGGAGGATAGGCTCAATCGGGTGGTTGGCAAAGGGGAAACCTTTCTGTTACGCGGTCAATATCTACCGATTATCAGGATGCATCAAATTTTTGACGTGCCCTCCGCGAAAACCTCCAAGCTAACCGAAGGTTTGATAGTGGTTGTCGAAGGGCAAGGTTTGCGTTGCGGATTATTCGTGGATGATCTGCTTGGGCAGCAGCAAGTGGTAATCAAGTCTTTGGAAGCTAATTATCGGCGTATCGAAGGCGTATCCGGAGCGACTATTCTGGGCGACGGATCGGTGGCTCTGATCCTTGACATCCCCGGTCTGGTGCGTTTGGCCAATCAATAA
- a CDS encoding chemotaxis protein CheW, whose amino-acid sequence MSEIIELSSADQQDAKRLDTSLQFLSFTLGQEEYGVDILRVQEIRSWEPVSRIPNVPNYEKGVVNLRGAIVPIIDLRERFQLGHKDYSPLTVVVVLQARMADKTRIIGVVVDSVSDVVDVNKKSIQSSPNFGAKVSTEFINGLVSVNGRMVMLLDVDKLLKLDGLDGEDES is encoded by the coding sequence ATGTCGGAAATAATCGAACTTAGCAGTGCAGACCAGCAAGATGCAAAAAGGTTAGACACAAGTTTGCAGTTTTTAAGTTTTACCTTGGGCCAGGAAGAATATGGTGTGGATATCCTGCGAGTTCAGGAAATTCGCAGCTGGGAACCTGTATCGCGAATTCCTAATGTGCCAAATTACGAAAAAGGTGTAGTTAACCTGCGAGGTGCGATTGTGCCTATCATCGATTTACGCGAACGTTTTCAACTGGGACATAAGGATTATTCGCCTTTGACGGTAGTTGTGGTCTTGCAAGCGCGTATGGCCGATAAAACCAGGATCATTGGCGTAGTGGTGGATTCCGTTTCCGATGTTGTTGATGTCAATAAAAAAAGTATCCAAAGCTCACCGAATTTTGGTGCAAAAGTCAGTACTGAATTTATAAACGGATTGGTTTCGGTAAATGGTCGTATGGTAATGCTATTGGATGTAGATAAATTATTAAAACTTGATGGCCTGGATGGTGAAGATGAAAGTTGA
- the pilV gene encoding type IV pilus modification protein PilV, producing the protein MTKSISMSTKSFGLPNLQVGSTLIEVLVTMIIVSLGLLGQAGVIALSSKANHSAYMRSQATLLIYDILERVRLNRSLAVAGSFNINFATSGDDPSDSVPSGTSIQHVELRDWKSNLESALPNGDGQVTVDGGGNVTITIRWSEVVNGPNSALTTFTTQSVI; encoded by the coding sequence ATGACGAAGTCTATTTCCATGTCCACCAAGTCCTTTGGACTCCCTAATTTACAAGTTGGCAGCACCTTGATTGAGGTCTTGGTTACTATGATCATAGTTTCGCTAGGCTTACTGGGACAAGCCGGGGTCATAGCCCTATCGTCAAAAGCCAACCACTCAGCATATATGCGCAGCCAAGCAACTTTATTAATTTACGACATTTTAGAGCGAGTGCGTCTGAACCGATCCTTAGCTGTCGCAGGTAGCTTTAACATTAATTTCGCTACGAGTGGGGATGATCCCAGCGATAGCGTTCCTAGTGGGACCTCAATACAACACGTTGAACTGCGAGATTGGAAAAGTAATTTGGAAAGTGCTCTTCCAAATGGTGACGGCCAAGTAACGGTGGACGGCGGCGGGAATGTTACGATAACCATACGCTGGAGCGAAGTCGTTAATGGTCCTAATTCGGCCTTAACAACCTTTACAACCCAAAGCGTCATATGA
- a CDS encoding pilus assembly PilX family protein: MKMTNVPISALSITHSVNFYDLNALNYKINRQTGATLFTALIFLIILALLGANLAQMSALEERMAGNNRNQDLALQAAEAALKHVEANLTTGQNIRTLIPAPANNTSGTVAAAGLRAINVCLPNNASYWNGSGSADCNGTPRQFTWTSANARTVALSLNQITAQPMYLVERLANSGTTEKYRVTTRAVGGDSSAVVILQAMFSVTP; encoded by the coding sequence ATGAAAATGACAAACGTGCCGATTTCGGCATTAAGCATCACCCATTCAGTTAACTTTTACGATCTTAATGCACTGAACTATAAGATAAATCGCCAAACCGGAGCGACACTTTTCACTGCCTTAATATTCTTAATCATCCTTGCTTTACTGGGCGCTAACCTAGCACAGATGAGTGCATTGGAAGAACGCATGGCAGGGAATAATCGCAACCAAGATCTGGCCCTGCAAGCAGCGGAAGCAGCATTGAAACACGTCGAAGCAAACCTTACTACCGGACAAAATATTCGTACTCTGATCCCAGCTCCTGCAAACAACACCAGCGGTACAGTGGCCGCAGCGGGCTTAAGAGCAATCAATGTTTGCTTGCCTAACAACGCCAGTTATTGGAACGGCAGCGGTTCGGCTGATTGCAATGGTACGCCCCGACAATTCACTTGGACCAGCGCAAATGCCCGGACCGTTGCTCTCAGTCTTAATCAAATAACAGCTCAACCCATGTATCTAGTAGAACGGTTAGCCAACAGTGGAACAACTGAGAAATACCGCGTGACAACCCGTGCGGTTGGCGGTGACAGTTCTGCCGTTGTGATTTTACAAGCAATGTTTAGCGTTACACCTTAG